The genomic window TGCTAAGATTAGAATTTTAGAAAAACAAACAGAGACTCTTTTAGAAGAAAATGAGAGACTACATAAGCTTTTGGGTATGAAAGAGAGTAGTAAAACGTCTTTCAAAGTAGCAAGGATTAATTTTAAAGATAGTCTGACTTACTATGAAAATGTGTTTATAGATTTGGGAGAAACAGATGGCATAAAAAAAGATATGGTGGTTATGGCCGGAGAGAATCTTTTAGGGAGAGTAGCAAAAGTTGATAAAAACTACTCTATAGTAGAGCTCGTGACAAAAAATGACGTTTATACTAGTGTTTTAAGTTTTAAAAATGAGGTTTTGGGGGTATTGAAAGGAGAAAATTCAGAATTAATGACGATGGAGAGTGTTTCGGTAGACAAGAATATAGAGGTCGGAGAGATGATATATACCTCAGGAATCAGTGATATTTACCCTAAGGGTATATATGTTGGGAGAGTAGAAAGTATAGGGGAAAGCAGAAATCAACTTTTTAAAGATGTAAAAATAGTCCAAGATTTTAATATTTTTGATATAAATGAAGTTATAATATTTGAAGAGGAGTAATAAAATGAAAAAAATATGTTTAATACTGTTTTTTATATTTA from uncultured Ilyobacter sp. includes these protein-coding regions:
- the mreC gene encoding rod shape-determining protein MreC produces the protein MKFKKMGGPKKKLTYYIVSLILVLLVLRGPINSLEGPVSGTFFPIKVWVYKSTSKIKEGLSTLKNYKRIMQENKDFKYEVAKIRILEKQTETLLEENERLHKLLGMKESSKTSFKVARINFKDSLTYYENVFIDLGETDGIKKDMVVMAGENLLGRVAKVDKNYSIVELVTKNDVYTSVLSFKNEVLGVLKGENSELMTMESVSVDKNIEVGEMIYTSGISDIYPKGIYVGRVESIGESRNQLFKDVKIVQDFNIFDINEVIIFEEE